Proteins encoded in a region of the Lycium ferocissimum isolate CSIRO_LF1 unplaced genomic scaffold, AGI_CSIRO_Lferr_CH_V1 ctg7807, whole genome shotgun sequence genome:
- the LOC132045749 gene encoding uncharacterized mitochondrial protein AtMg00860-like: protein MGAHGSELVEFMAYQLKDVAHAWFKLFKPFLDRFIIVFMDDILVYSKSRDEYADHLRITLTTLEENKLYARFSTCEFWLNSVAFLGYVVSSEGIKVDPKKISTVKDWSRPMSATDIHSFLGLASYYQKFVEGFPSIASPLTKLTQNTAKFQWSKGCEKSFQVLKVRLTFAPVLTLPSGSGDYVVYCDALRISLGYVSMQNGKEIAYA, encoded by the exons ATGGGTGCTCATGGTTCTGAACTTGTGGAATTTATGGCATACCAATTGAAAGATGTTGCTCATGCTTGGTTCAAATT GTTCAAACCTTTTCTTGATCGTTTCATTATTGTCTTTAtggatgatattctggtgtattcgaAGAGTCGTGACGAATATGCAGATCATTTGAGAATAACCTTAACAACGCTGGAGGAGAATAAGCTTTATGCAAGATTTTCCACGTGTGAGTTCTGGCTTAACTCTGTGGCTTTCTTAGGCTATGTGGTGTCTAGTGAAGGTATTAAGGTTGACCCTAAAAAAATTTCGACAGTCAAGGACTGGTCGAGGCCTATGAGTGCTACAGATATTCATAGCTTCTTAGGTTTGGCAAGTTACTATCAGAAGTTTGTGGAAGGTTTTCCATCTATAGCTTCACCACTGACGAAACTGACTCAGAACACTGCTAAGTTCCAGTGGTCTAAAGGCTGTGAAAAGAGCTTTCAAGTGCTTAAGGTGAGATTAACTTTTGCTCCTGTTTTGACTCTACCTTCAGGGTCTGGTGATtatgtagtttattgtgatgctttaagAATTAGTTTGGGTTATGTGTCGATGCAGAATGGTAAGGAGATCGCCTATGCTTAg